One part of the Papilio machaon chromosome 5, ilPapMach1.1, whole genome shotgun sequence genome encodes these proteins:
- the LOC106710635 gene encoding sorting nexin lst-4: MTTQVQALYDFTGEPGTTEMSITCGEILTLLNTEIGEGWWEGRNAKGETGLFPAAYVRKLTPDESAPTKMAPAAPRYDQAADEWGDQQYSAGDNNYQRTTSNDDGWDDDWDDDTYSEIGPGGQQQKPSVHPQQQPLTPLPGMPINDYNHRIDDTASNFGSSVGTVRKNKFAPSSKVSGESYLLGTLNVEVPDSDKVHIVQDEDGYIWSPIPQPYSVTVASPKKESKFKGIKSFIAYQLTPSFNNIQVSRRYKHFDWLHERLQEKFSLIPIPPLPDKQISGRYDEQLIERRRVQLQEFVDWMCKHPVLSKSEVWQHFLTCTDEKRWKAGKRQAEKDNLLGLNYCISLTVPEKALLQSQVDHITEQCHTFINSMDTSVKSVSNMCVAQTKRFQGPYKSDCQKIGEAIYNLGNALSLDEGTIVSTSKLTSAIKMTGGAYIEIGRMYEEQPKYDFEPLGDKFHLYKGIVGGFPEVLANHKGAMQKKRECERLTAEHKMEIAQLNEVIRRSDVISYAVLAEINHFKSERTIDLKATMQKFLTQQINFYKRVVDKLENTLQQYDD, translated from the coding sequence ATGACGACCCAAGTCCAAGCACTATATGACTTCACAGGTGAGCCTGGCACTACGGAAATGTCAATAACTTGTGGTGAAATATTGACACTGTTAAATACTGAAATTGGTGAAGGATGGTGGGAAGGCCGAAATGCGAAAGGTGAAACAGGACTATTTCCTGCAGCATATGTAAGAAAACTTACACCTGATGAATCAGCTCCCACTAAGATGGCCCCAGCAGCGCCCAGGTATGATCAAGCAGCTGATGAATGGGGTGACCAGCAGTACAGTGCCGGTGATAACAATTACCAACGCACAACATCAAATGATGATGGTTGGGATGATGATTGGGATGATGATACATATTCTGAAATAGGCCCCGGTGGACAACAACAAAAGCCCAGTGTTCATCCACAACAACAACCTTTGACACCACTTCCAGGCATGCCAATAAATGACTACAATCATCGTATTGATGATACTGCATCAAATTTTGGATCTTCTGTAGGAACAGTgagaaaaaataagtttgcACCATCTTCTAAAGTAAGTGGTGAAAGTTACTTGTTAGGTACATTAAATGTGGAAGTGCCAGATAGTGACAAAGTTCACATCGTCCAAGATGAAGATGGATACATTTGGTCACCAATCCCACAGCCCTATTCCGTTACTGTTGCATCACCAAAGAAAGAATCTAAGTTTAAAGGGATCAAAAGTTTTATTGCATACCAGTTAACACCTTCATTCAATAATATTCAAGTCTCCCGGAGATACAAGCATTTTGATTGGCTGCATGAAAGATTACAAGAAAAATTCTCATTAATCCCCATACCACCCTTGCCCGACAAACAGATATCTGGCCGGTATGATGAACAGTTGATTGAGCGGAGACGGGTACAACTTCAAGAGTTTGTAGACTGGATGTGTAAGCATCCAGTTCTTTCAAAAAGTGAAGTTTGGCAACACTTTCTCACTTGTACAGATGAAAAAAGATGGAAAGCTGGCAAGAGACAAGCCGAAAAGGACAACCTACTAGGCCTTAACTACTGTATATCATTAACTGTACCTGAAAAAGCTTTATTGCAATCACAAGTGGACCACATCACAGAACAATGTCATACATTCATAAACAGTATGGATACTTCAGTTAAATCAGTTTCTAACATGTGTGTTGCACAAACAAAAAGGTTCCAAGGGCCTTACAAAAGTGATTGCCAGAAAATAGGAGAGGCAATTTATAACCTTGGTAATGCTCTGAGCTTAGATGAGGGTACAATTGTATCAACTTCAAAACTTACTTCTGCAATAAAGATGACTGGCGGAGCTTATATTGAGATTGGTAGAATGTATGAGGAACAGCCTAAATATGATTTTGAACCTCTCggtgataaatttcatttatacaaaGGCATTGTTGGTGGCTTCCCAGAAGTTTTAGCGAATCACAAAGGAGCAATGCAAAAGAAAAGAGAATGTGAAAGGTTAACTGCTGAACATAAAATGGAAATAGCACAACTGAATGAAGTTATTAGAAGGTCTGATGTTATATCATATGCAGTGCTTGCCGAAATAAATCACTTCAAATCCGAGAGAACCATAGACTTGAAAGCGACAATGCAAAAGTTTTTGACACAACAAATTAACTTCTATAAGAGAGTGGTTGATAAACTTGAAAATACACTGCAACAATATGATGATTAA
- the LOC106710636 gene encoding CD151 antigen: MAEEKKKKDSSALLSKKKKVKPRKSRDADCLSVNFLKCVLHIFNVIFMFAGIGVLIVGAWTVTSRHRFVPLLPTPTYPAIAYLLVIAGGMGVPLCALGCCGLKTENRTSLLCYTYFLLFTFILELGAGGLAYYYEVAVEFELKAELNNTFIANYALDVVVTDAVDLMQSEFKCCGASRYSDWRRSAWHQHDPRLLVPDSCCKTVTSRCGMRDHPSNIYHNGCVTPFTSHIREHLIVLAAVGVGMSVIPIFGFLFSCILYVKIKHVID, encoded by the exons atggCCGaagagaaaaagaaaaaagattccAGTGCATTGTTatcgaaaaagaaaaaagtgaaGCCACGAAAATCCCGCGATGCAGACTGTTTGAGTGTCAATTTCTTGAAGTGTGTTCTACATATTTTCAACGTTATATTTATG TTTGCAGGTATTGGAGTTCTAATAGTGGGTGCATGGACAGTGACGTCGCGGCATAGATTCGTGCCACTACTGCCAACTCCTACCTACCCCGCTATCGCCTACCTGTTAGTGATCGCCGGGGGCATGGGCGTGCCCCTCTGCGCTCTGGGCTGCTGCGGTCTCAAAACTGAAAACAGAACTAGTTTACTCtgt TACACGTACTTCCTGCTGTTTACCTTCATATTGGAGCTAGGTGCAGGCGGTCTGGCCTATTACTACGAGGTGGCTGTCGAATTCGAACTGAAAGCTGAACTGAACAATACGTTCATAGCTAACTACGCACTAGACGTAGTTGTTACAGATGCAGTCGACCTCATGCAGTCAGAG TTTAAATGTTGCGGGGCGTCGAGGTACTCCGACTGGCGACGCAGCGCATGGCACCAGCACGACCCGCGCCTGCTGGTGCCAGACTCCTGCTGCAAGACGGTCACCTCGCGCTGCGGCATGCGAGACCACCCCTCCAACATATACCATAAC ggTTGTGTGACACCGTTTACGAGTCACATACGGGAGCATCTGATAGTTCTCGCAGCTGTAGGTGTGGGGATGTCAGTCATACCTATATTCGGCTTTCTCTTCTCTTGCATCCtctatgttaaaataaagcaCGTGATAGACTGA